One segment of Carya illinoinensis cultivar Pawnee chromosome 13, C.illinoinensisPawnee_v1, whole genome shotgun sequence DNA contains the following:
- the LOC122292859 gene encoding uncharacterized protein LOC122292859 isoform X2, whose amino-acid sequence MDTSRLRTLNAISPLHFHFHFRSKDRLFRSIQFAQFKHKLHLSLSSPFSPLCSLPEGGLESSLPLPRGVGNVVTEEVPRRKLLQVVLVSPQIPGNTGCIARTCAASAVGLHLVGPLGFQVDDAKLKRAGLDYWPYVVVKVHGSWMEFRDYFRVGKSGCLHSPREERQFIQTFLTEEVIISYLARKLAAYHLRRCWTAKVKHLEVGPFGFQWLKLMLGVLISL is encoded by the exons ATGGACACCAGTCGTCTCAGAACCCTAAATGCCATAAGCCCCCTccattttcatttccatttccgCTCCAAAGATCGTCTCTTTCGCTCTATCCAGTTTGCCCAATTCAAGCACAAgctccacctctctctctcctctcccttctCTCCTCTCTGCTCTCtac CCGAAGGAGGCCTGGAGAGTTCTCTGCCCTTGCCTCGCGGTGTGGGCAATGTGGTGACCGAGGAGGTTCCGAGAAGGAAGCTTCTTCAAGTGGTTTTAGTTTCACCTCAG ATTCCTGGAAACACCGGTTGCATTGCCAGAACATGTGCTGCATCAGCTGTTGGACTGCATCTAGTTGGG ccattAGGATTTCAGGTGGATGATGCAAAATTAAAGCGTGCGGGGTTGGATTACTGGCC ATATGTGGTTGTTAAAGTTCATGGCTCATGGATGGAGTTTCGAGACTATTTCAG GGTGGGGAAAAGCGGTTGCTTGCATTCACCAAGAGAGGAACGGCAATTCATTCA GACTTTTCTTACAGAAGAGGTGATTATCTCATATTTGGCTCGGAAACTTGCGGCCTACCACCTGAGGCGCTGCTGGACTGCAAAAGTGAAACATTTGGAGGTGGGACCATTCGGATTCCAATGGTTGAAACTTATGTTAGGTGTCTTAATCTCTCTGTAA
- the LOC122291208 gene encoding protein gamma response 1 isoform X2 encodes MNLTLNFLLYCQLFISPEMERHLQKSSNLGNPTDCDDAKYVSGLSTILVATIQEAKDRISQIEYIFCSQLFPNFQSKSKSLQKIYSDAKKAAEDAFKERENNLKLQIESLQLEKLAALEENQALKLEMEKPSKDREGKTNQLLAEVKSQQLKIDELEWKLKKSSVEIDEGMELQNRLLQLVQSKASAIVHVGKQLKEYEEKTNELLSEVARLQEKVDELQEELRRKTEKVAEGKELQENLFKKIASLGSEILANEQKLTDNGKEKKSLMSKLECLEDNASKLQEELEKKTCEVEEGRKLQNQLLQQIDLNNTEMSKNKQQLQECEKEKKLLLAKVTVLEGKINELQVSLRGKSSEVAEGRDSYKKLLQQIDKKTSELLAEKKRRMENINSYKKLKSQYNFLCLRFGLTPENMLPQSDSLRHNQVSVTSRDPANKVLDTFVAPCDTNKVMYDNCFSGSSEDEKGAKLVEPMSSGSPASCFPVAPYLSNVRSAPVAGSKRPASRWRDTRSGQCQGGPEPYDDFLATPLENIRGNLNKAMKEQVRDSPVPIQKDGNFDYSDDETQDMNVECCPQKQQMAVPMAGRKGFKYVETVRKKADRENLKGIECKQCKKFYDAVLPDDGGSDTSGNQGNFRCEHHEGVSRHRYKYAPPMTPEGFWNIGFESEMS; translated from the exons ATGAATCTCACTCTCAATTTTCTGCTGTACTGTCAATTATTCATTAGTCCAGAGATGGAAAGGCACCTTCAAAAGTCTTCCAACCTGGGGAATCCCACTGATTGTGATGATGCAAAGTATGTCTCGGGCCTCAGTACCATTCTTGTTGCCACGATTCAGGAAGCAAAAGACAGGATTTCTCAGATAGAATATATTTTCTGCAGTCAGCTCTTCCCTAATTtccaatcaaaatctaaaagccTTCAGAAAATTTATTCCGATGCCAAGAAAGCAGCAGAAGATGCattcaaagagagagaaaataatctCAAACTCCAAATAGAAAGTCTGCAACTTGAAAAGCTAGCAGCCCTTGAAGAGAACCAAGCTCTAAAGCTTGAGATGGAAAAGCCATCAAAGGACCGTGAAGGGAAGACAAACCAGTTACTTGCCGAAGTAAAAAGTCAACAACTCAAGATTGATGAGCTAGAGTGGAAGCTTAAGAAGTCATCTGTGGAGATTGATGAGGGAATGGAATTGCAAAATAGATTACTCCAATTGGTTCAATCGAAAGCATCTGCTATCGTACATGTAGGAAAACAGCTGAAAGAGTATGAAGAAAAGACAAATGAGCTTCTTTCTGAAGTGGCTAGGCTTCAGGAAAAAGTTGATGAGCTCCAAGAGGAGCTTAGAAGAAAGACTGAGAAAGTAGCAGAGGGAAAGGAGTTGCaagaaaatttattcaaaaagaTTGCGTCACTTGGCTCGGAAATTCTGGCTAATGAACAGAAACTGACTGataatggaaaagagaaaaaatcacTTATGAGCAAATTGGAATGTTTGGAGGATAATGCTAGTAAACTTCAAGAGGAACTTGAAAAAAAGACTTGTGAAGTTGAGGAGggaagaaaattacaaaaccaattacttcaacaaattgattTGAATAACACGGAAATGTCAAAGAACAAACAGCAGTTGCAGGAGTGTGAGAAAGAGAAGAAGCTGCTTCTGGCCAAAGTAACCGTTTTAGAAGGGAAAATTAATGAGTTGCAGGTAAGTCTTAGAGGAAAGAGCAGTGAGGTGGCAGAAGGAAGGGATTCATATAAAAAGttacttcaacaaattgacaAGAAAACCTCTGAGTTACTGGctgagaagaagagaagaatggAAAATATTAATTCTTACAAAAAGCTGAAATCTCAATACAACTTCCTCTGCTTGAGGTTTGGTCTTACCCCGGAGAATATGCTCCCCCAAAGTGATTCGTTGAGGCATAATCAGGTTTCAGTAACTTCCCGCG ATCCTGCAAACAAAGTTTTAGACACTTTTGTAGCTCCTTGTGACACAAATAAAGTGATGTACGACAATTGTTTTAGTGGAAGCTCGGAGGATGAGAAAGGAGCCAAATTAGTTGAACCCATGAGCTCTGGCTCTCCAGCTTCCTGTTTCCCTGTTGCACCATATCTGTCCAATGTAAGATCTGCCCCAGTAGCTGGTTCAAAAAGGCCAGCATCTCGTTGGAGAGATACAAGGTCAGGTCAATGCCAAGGTGGGCCTGAACCATATGACGATTTTCTTGCTACTCCTTTAGAGAACATCAGAGGAAACTTGAACAAAGCCATGAAGGAACAAGTTCGAGATTCTCCAGTCCCTATTCAGAAAGACGGGAATTTCGACTACTCAGATGATGAAACACAAGATATGAATGTTGAATGCTGCCCACAAAAGCAGCAGATGGCAGTTCCAATGGCTGGAAGAAAAGGTTTCAAATATGTTGAAACAGTAAGAAAGAAAGCTGATCGTGAAAACTTGAAAGGAATTGAATGCAAGCAGTGTAAGAAGTTTTATGATGCTGTACTACCTGATGATGGGGGATCAGACACCAGTGGTAATCAAGGGAATTTCCGCTGCGAACATCATGAAGGTGTTTCTAGGCATCGGTATAAGTATGCTCCTCCTATGACCCCTGAAGGATTTTGGAATATTGGATTTGAATCTGAAATGTCATAG
- the LOC122291904 gene encoding sm-like protein LSM7 yields the protein MSGSRKETVLDLAKFVDKGVQVKLTGGRQVTGTLKGYDQLLNLVLDEAIEFTRDPDDPLKTTDQTRRLGLIVCRGTAVMLVSPTDGTDEIANPFVQPDGA from the exons ATG TCGGGAAGCAGGAAGGAAACGGTTTTGGACTTGGCAAAGTTTGTGGACAAAGGTGTCCAAGTCAAGCTCACTGGTGGTAGACAAG TGACTGGGACTCTAAAAGGATATGACCAATTACTAAACCTTGTTCTGGACGAAGCGATAGAGTTTACAAGAG ATCCTGATGATCCACTGAAGACTACTGATCAGACCAGGCGTCTAGGCCTTATA GTTTGCAGGGGAACCGCTGTAATGCTTGTGTCCCCCACAGATGGTACTGATGAGATTGCCAATCCTTTCGTCCAGCCAGATGGGGCCTAG
- the LOC122292933 gene encoding DNA damage-repair/toleration protein DRT100-like, which translates to MGWLFMSFTMMFVGALSGVTSCPPSDRAALLSFKNALNEPYLGIFDTWAGTDCCSGWYGVSCDPTTQRVADINLRGESEDPIFEKAGRTGYMTGTISPDICNLDRLTNLIVADWKGISGKIPKCITSISPLRIFDLVGNRISGDIPEDIGKLQRLTVLNLADNAISGKIPASLVGLSKLMHLDLSNNQISGEMPADFGKLGMLSRALLSRNQLSGSIPASISKMYRLADLDLSMNRISGLIPEQLGKMPVLATLNLDSNSLSGQIPPALLSNSGVGILNLSRNSIEGNIPDVFGSKTYFMALDLSYNKLKGPIPKSLSSAKYIGHLDLAYNHLCGPIPMGSPFDHLEASSFMNNDCLCGNPLRAC; encoded by the coding sequence ATGGGGTGGCTGTTTATGTCTTTTACCATGATGTTCGTCGGCGCTCTCTCTGGCGTTACCTCCTGCCCGCCTTCGGACCGCGCCGCTCTCTTGTCCTTCAAGAACGCACTTAACGAACCATACTTGGGCATCTTTGACACTTGGGCAGGCACCGACTGCTGCTCCGGATGGTACGGAGTCAGCTGCGACCCGACAACTCAGCGAGTTGCGGACATTAACCTCCGCGGCGAGTCCGAAGACCCCATTTTCGAAAAAGCAGGCCGCACGGGGTACATGACCGGCACGATCTCGCCGGATATCTGCAACCTAGACCGCCTCACCAACCTTATCGTCGCCGACTGGAAGGGAATCTCCGGTAAGATCCCCAAGTGCATCACATCGATCTCCCCCCTCCGAATCTTCGACTTAGTTGGAAACCGGATATCCGGCGATATTCCTGAAGATATCGGAAAACTCCAGCGACTCACGGTCCTCAACCTCGCCGATAATGCTATCTCTGGAAAGATCCCAGCGTCACTCGTGGGACTCTCCAAGTTGATGCACCTAGATCTCAGCAACAACCAGATCTCTGGCGAGATGCCGGCCGATTTTGGAAAGCTCGGCATGCTGAGTCGGGCCCTACTGAGTAGGAACCAGCTCAGCGGCTCAATTCCGGCGTCCATATCCAAGATGTACCGGCTCGCGGACTTGGATTTGTCCATGAACCGTATTTCGGGTTTGATACCGGAGCAACTGGGGAAAATGCCGGTACTTGCTACTCTTAATTTGGACAGTAACTCGCTTTCGGGACAGATACCACCGGCACTGTTGAGTAACTCGGGAGTGGGTATACTGAACTTGAGCCGAAACAGTATTGAGGGTAATATACCGGATGTTTTCGGGTCAAAGACGTACTTCATGGCGCTGGACTTGTCGTACAACAAATTGAAGGGTCCGATACCAAAGTCGTTATCGTCGGCGAAGTATATCGGGCACTTGGACCTGGCCTACAACCACCTATGCGGGCCGATTCCCATGGGATCGCCATTTGATCACCTTGAAGCCTCCTCCTTTATGAACAACGATTGCTTGTGTGGCAACCCACTAAGGGCTTGCTAA
- the LOC122291208 gene encoding protein gamma response 1 isoform X1, whose translation MERHLQKSSNLGNPTDCDDAKYVSGLSTILVATIQEAKDRISQIEYIFCSQLFPNFQSKSKSLQKIYSDAKKAAEDAFKERENNLKLQIESLQLEKLAALEENQALKLEMEKPSKDREGKTNQLLAEVKSQQLKIDELEWKLKKSSVEIDEGMELQNRLLQLVQSKASAIVHVGKQLKEYEEKTNELLSEVARLQEKVDELQEELRRKTEKVAEGKELQENLFKKIASLGSEILANEQKLTDNGKEKKSLMSKLECLEDNASKLQEELEKKTCEVEEGRKLQNQLLQQIDLNNTEMSKNKQQLQECEKEKKLLLAKVTVLEGKINELQVSLRGKSSEVAEGRDSYKKLLQQIDKKTSELLAEKKRRMENINSYKKLKSQYNFLCLRFGLTPENMLPQSDSLRHNQVSVTSRDPANKVLDTFVAPCDTNKVMYDNCFSGSSEDEKGAKLVEPMSSGSPASCFPVAPYLSNVRSAPVAGSKRPASRWRDTRSGQCQGGPEPYDDFLATPLENIRGNLNKAMKEQVRDSPVPIQKDGNFDYSDDETQDMNVECCPQKQQMAVPMAGRKGFKYVETVRKKADRENLKGIECKQCKKFYDAVLPDDGGSDTSGNQGNFRCEHHEGVSRHRYKYAPPMTPEGFWNIGFESEMS comes from the exons ATGGAAAGGCACCTTCAAAAGTCTTCCAACCTGGGGAATCCCACTGATTGTGATGATGCAAAGTATGTCTCGGGCCTCAGTACCATTCTTGTTGCCACGATTCAGGAAGCAAAAGACAGGATTTCTCAGATAGAATATATTTTCTGCAGTCAGCTCTTCCCTAATTtccaatcaaaatctaaaagccTTCAGAAAATTTATTCCGATGCCAAGAAAGCAGCAGAAGATGCattcaaagagagagaaaataatctCAAACTCCAAATAGAAAGTCTGCAACTTGAAAAGCTAGCAGCCCTTGAAGAGAACCAAGCTCTAAAGCTTGAGATGGAAAAGCCATCAAAGGACCGTGAAGGGAAGACAAACCAGTTACTTGCCGAAGTAAAAAGTCAACAACTCAAGATTGATGAGCTAGAGTGGAAGCTTAAGAAGTCATCTGTGGAGATTGATGAGGGAATGGAATTGCAAAATAGATTACTCCAATTGGTTCAATCGAAAGCATCTGCTATCGTACATGTAGGAAAACAGCTGAAAGAGTATGAAGAAAAGACAAATGAGCTTCTTTCTGAAGTGGCTAGGCTTCAGGAAAAAGTTGATGAGCTCCAAGAGGAGCTTAGAAGAAAGACTGAGAAAGTAGCAGAGGGAAAGGAGTTGCaagaaaatttattcaaaaagaTTGCGTCACTTGGCTCGGAAATTCTGGCTAATGAACAGAAACTGACTGataatggaaaagagaaaaaatcacTTATGAGCAAATTGGAATGTTTGGAGGATAATGCTAGTAAACTTCAAGAGGAACTTGAAAAAAAGACTTGTGAAGTTGAGGAGggaagaaaattacaaaaccaattacttcaacaaattgattTGAATAACACGGAAATGTCAAAGAACAAACAGCAGTTGCAGGAGTGTGAGAAAGAGAAGAAGCTGCTTCTGGCCAAAGTAACCGTTTTAGAAGGGAAAATTAATGAGTTGCAGGTAAGTCTTAGAGGAAAGAGCAGTGAGGTGGCAGAAGGAAGGGATTCATATAAAAAGttacttcaacaaattgacaAGAAAACCTCTGAGTTACTGGctgagaagaagagaagaatggAAAATATTAATTCTTACAAAAAGCTGAAATCTCAATACAACTTCCTCTGCTTGAGGTTTGGTCTTACCCCGGAGAATATGCTCCCCCAAAGTGATTCGTTGAGGCATAATCAGGTTTCAGTAACTTCCCGCG ATCCTGCAAACAAAGTTTTAGACACTTTTGTAGCTCCTTGTGACACAAATAAAGTGATGTACGACAATTGTTTTAGTGGAAGCTCGGAGGATGAGAAAGGAGCCAAATTAGTTGAACCCATGAGCTCTGGCTCTCCAGCTTCCTGTTTCCCTGTTGCACCATATCTGTCCAATGTAAGATCTGCCCCAGTAGCTGGTTCAAAAAGGCCAGCATCTCGTTGGAGAGATACAAGGTCAGGTCAATGCCAAGGTGGGCCTGAACCATATGACGATTTTCTTGCTACTCCTTTAGAGAACATCAGAGGAAACTTGAACAAAGCCATGAAGGAACAAGTTCGAGATTCTCCAGTCCCTATTCAGAAAGACGGGAATTTCGACTACTCAGATGATGAAACACAAGATATGAATGTTGAATGCTGCCCACAAAAGCAGCAGATGGCAGTTCCAATGGCTGGAAGAAAAGGTTTCAAATATGTTGAAACAGTAAGAAAGAAAGCTGATCGTGAAAACTTGAAAGGAATTGAATGCAAGCAGTGTAAGAAGTTTTATGATGCTGTACTACCTGATGATGGGGGATCAGACACCAGTGGTAATCAAGGGAATTTCCGCTGCGAACATCATGAAGGTGTTTCTAGGCATCGGTATAAGTATGCTCCTCCTATGACCCCTGAAGGATTTTGGAATATTGGATTTGAATCTGAAATGTCATAG
- the LOC122292111 gene encoding protein FAR-RED IMPAIRED RESPONSE 1-like → MEPARPFFTTSSATSERFGEEIRPDCDEIEAACTVDIVDKEFRPDRADDFVTQPVSPGTPHVVTSSDGGDDIIEELKSGMEFNTFKDLLVYYKQYAKSSGFGVMTQRSERADDQSVRYVTLGCARGGNARIKSSNPANPRPTGKTNCKARINALRIEGKMRLTTVNNAHNHVISPQKSRFFQCNREVSETVKRVLDTNDLAGIRMNKSYRSLVVGAGGFENLPFLEKDCRNYIDKARHLRLGAGGAGALRDYFMRMQFKNNGFFALMDLDDDGRLKNIFWADPRSRAAYKYFGDVCMDGIAPKAIITDQDRAMKNAIAIVFPEARHRFCLWHILKKVPEKLGSYATYRLGLKTELMKCVYDTQTIEEFENCWAGFINTYDLHENAWLTSLYIEREHWVPVFLKEHFWAGMSTTQRSESMNAFFDGYVHSKKNLKEFVDQFDNALKKKIENENQAEFQSFSGTIP, encoded by the exons ATGGAACCGGCAAGGCCATTTTTCACTACTAGCTCTGCGACCAGCGAAAGATTTGGTGAAGAAATTAGACCCGATTGTGATGAAATTGAAGCAGCATGTACTGTCGATATTGTTGATAAAGAATTTCGCCCAGATAGAGCAGATGATTTTGTAACTCAACCTGTTTCCCCCGGTACACCACATGTAGTCACATCGTCGGATGGTGGTGATGATATCATTGAGGAGCTGAAGTCAGGGATGGAGTTCAATACGTTTAAAGATCTGTTGGTCTATTATAAACAGTATGCAAAAAGTAGtgggtttggggtgatgacacaaaggagtgagaggGCTGATGATCAAAGTGTCAGATATGTCACCCTTGGTTGTGCACGTGGAGGGAATGCCCGGATTAAGAGTTCCAATCCGGCGAACCCACGTCCGACGGGCAAGACTAACTGTAAGGCCCGGATTAATGCACTAAGAATTGAGGGAAAGATGCGGTTGACAACAGTGAATAACGCACATAATCATGTAATCAGCCCACAGAAATCCCGCTTCTTTCAGTGTAATCGAGAAGTTAGTGAGACCGTTAAAAGAGTCCTAGACACAAATGACTTAGCTGGCATCCGAATGAACAAGAGTTACAGATCTCTCGTGGTTGGCGCAGGTGGCTTTGAGAATCTCCCATTTTTAGAAAAGGATTGTCGCAATTACATCGACAAAGCCCGACATCTGCGACTTGGTGCAGGTGGAGCTGGAGCACTTCGTGATTATTTTATGAGGATGCAGTTTAAGAATAACGGCTTTTTTGCGTTGATGGATTTAGACGATGACGGgcggttaaaaaatattttttgggccgATCCACGTAGTCGGGCAGCCTATAagtattttggtgatgtc TGTATGGATGGAATAGCTCCGAAGGCTATTATTACTGATCAAGACAGAGCAATGAAAAATGCCATTGCTATTGTCTTTCCTGAAGCGCGACATAGATTTTGCCTATGGCATATACTTAAGAAAGTCCCCGAGAAGCTTGGATCATATGCGACATACCGACTTGGGTTGAAAACAGAGctgatgaaatgtgtgtatgacACACAGACGATTGAGGAGTTTGAAAATTGTTGGGCTGGGTTTATTAATACATACGACTTACATGAGAATGCATGGTTGACAAGTTTATACATTGAGCGTGAGCATTGGGTACCGGTTTTCCTGAAAGAGCacttttgggctggaatgagtacaacccagCGCAGCGAGAGTATGAATGCGTTTTTTGATGGTTATGTccattcaaagaaaaacttgaaagagtttgtTGACCAGTTTGACAATGCATTGAAGAAAaagattgaaaatgaaaatcaggCGGAATTCCAGTCATTCAGCGGCACCATTCCCTGA
- the LOC122292859 gene encoding putative tRNA (cytidine(34)-2'-O)-methyltransferase isoform X1, with translation MDTSRLRTLNAISPLHFHFHFRSKDRLFRSIQFAQFKHKLHLSLSSPFSPLCSLPEGGLESSLPLPRGVGNVVTEEVPRRKLLQVVLVSPQIPGNTGCIARTCAASAVGLHLVGPLGFQVDDAKLKRAGLDYWPYVVVKVHGSWMEFRDYFRQQGGEKRLLAFTKRGTAIHSDFSYRRGDYLIFGSETCGLPPEALLDCKSETFGGGTIRIPMVETYVRCLNLSVSVGIALYEASRQLNYEQLEAPSENCVDTTEQSFITEDIFC, from the exons ATGGACACCAGTCGTCTCAGAACCCTAAATGCCATAAGCCCCCTccattttcatttccatttccgCTCCAAAGATCGTCTCTTTCGCTCTATCCAGTTTGCCCAATTCAAGCACAAgctccacctctctctctcctctcccttctCTCCTCTCTGCTCTCtac CCGAAGGAGGCCTGGAGAGTTCTCTGCCCTTGCCTCGCGGTGTGGGCAATGTGGTGACCGAGGAGGTTCCGAGAAGGAAGCTTCTTCAAGTGGTTTTAGTTTCACCTCAG ATTCCTGGAAACACCGGTTGCATTGCCAGAACATGTGCTGCATCAGCTGTTGGACTGCATCTAGTTGGG ccattAGGATTTCAGGTGGATGATGCAAAATTAAAGCGTGCGGGGTTGGATTACTGGCC ATATGTGGTTGTTAAAGTTCATGGCTCATGGATGGAGTTTCGAGACTATTTCAGGCAACAG GGTGGGGAAAAGCGGTTGCTTGCATTCACCAAGAGAGGAACGGCAATTCATTCA GACTTTTCTTACAGAAGAGGTGATTATCTCATATTTGGCTCGGAAACTTGCGGCCTACCACCTGAGGCGCTGCTGGACTGCAAAAGTGAAACATTTGGAGGTGGGACCATTCGGATTCCAATGGTTGAAACTTATGTTAGGTGTCTTAATCTCTCTGTAAGTGTTGGCATCGCCTTGTATGAAGCTTCCAGACAGCTAAACTATGAACAACTTGAGGCCCCATCTGAAAATTGTGTGGATACAACCGAGCAATCCTTTATTACCGAGGATATTTTCTGTTGA
- the LOC122292112 gene encoding protein FAR1-RELATED SEQUENCE 3-like has translation MRGILCRHILAAFKANGIKSLPNQYILDRWRKDIKRRYTLIRSSYDAGDQIANGNRHTILLNLCYEMIDYAVDSDEQFEDAKKRIEEMTVTYRQNQRPVSTTQTGLESGCTTSETAVGGSQQVKSPLIVRGKGRPPSLRRASRMEIDMRKLKAKQKKMQVGGKRKQVRRFDLFWVQQ, from the exons ATGAGAGGGATACTGTGTAGGCATATTTTGGCTGCATTCAAAGCTAATGGTATAAAGTCATTGCCAAACCAGTAcattttagatcgatggaggaaggacatCAAGAGGAGATACACGTTGATCCGAAGTAGCTACGATGCAGGGGATCAGATTGCAAATGGTAATAGACACACAATCCTGTTGAATTTGTGTTATGAGATGATAGATTATGCGGTGGATTCAGATGAGCAATttgaagatgcaaagaaaaggATTGAGGAGATGACTGTTACATATCGTCAGAACCAGCGTCCCGTATCTACTACCCAAACAG GTTTGGAATCTGGATGTACGACAAGTGAGACTGCAGTTGGTGGGTCCCAACAAGTAAAGAGTCCACTTATTGTCAGAGGGAAAGGAAGACCCCCATCTCTTAGAAGAGCATCTAGGATGGAGATAGACATGAGGAAGCTTAAAGCCAAACAGAAGAAAATGCAAGTTGGAGGAAAGCGCAAACAGGTGCGTCGATTTGACCTATTTTGGGTGCAACAATAA